In Stenotrophomonas sp. ASS1, the following proteins share a genomic window:
- the fliD gene encoding flagellar filament capping protein FliD → MAIGTIGSGLDIPSLVAQLTAKEREPREKQINSAGVAASAKLSALGTIKSGMTGLQSALKTLVKGVATPGLKVSTPTESNFTATLDTSTTAGKAAAGSHQVEVKSLAQNQKLSSKAYTKDAVVGDGTLTIAYGDKSISVNIEPGATMEKIAAEINSAAESKGVTAAVVTADDGMHLVLTAVDSGSKGALKVSASGGNGGLSELAYDGTSASKMTEMVPAKDAVVVVDGFTRTSSSNTITDLVPGISLTLTKAKEGETQTLTVTPDNSTLKTNLTAFITAYNGIQTTLKNSSAYNAETRTASTMTGDAMVRGLQQQLRAQLSANVNDLKDLGITIAADGSMSLDGAKLDTALAKNPEAATKLFGAEGALGKPMTELLKSSLDATTGTITQRTATLNKQIKALEKQLDELDKNMEKVADRYTKQFTAMEKMVTQMQSAGGSLIQQLGN, encoded by the coding sequence ATGGCCATCGGCACGATTGGTTCCGGCCTCGACATTCCCAGCCTGGTTGCACAGCTGACCGCCAAGGAACGCGAGCCCCGGGAAAAGCAGATCAACTCGGCGGGTGTTGCCGCCAGCGCCAAGCTTTCGGCGCTTGGCACCATCAAAAGCGGAATGACAGGTCTGCAGAGCGCGCTGAAGACCCTGGTCAAGGGTGTGGCCACCCCCGGCCTGAAAGTCAGCACGCCGACCGAGTCGAACTTCACTGCAACCCTGGACACCAGCACGACCGCCGGCAAGGCCGCTGCGGGCAGCCACCAGGTGGAAGTCAAATCCCTGGCACAGAACCAGAAGCTCAGCTCCAAGGCGTATACAAAGGACGCCGTGGTTGGCGACGGAACGCTGACGATCGCATACGGCGACAAGTCCATCAGCGTGAACATCGAACCCGGCGCGACGATGGAGAAGATCGCAGCCGAGATCAATTCCGCCGCCGAGAGCAAGGGCGTCACCGCGGCCGTGGTGACCGCAGACGATGGCATGCACCTGGTATTGACCGCCGTTGATTCCGGCAGCAAGGGCGCGTTGAAGGTCAGCGCCAGTGGCGGCAATGGCGGACTCTCCGAGCTGGCCTATGACGGCACATCCGCATCGAAGATGACCGAGATGGTGCCCGCCAAGGATGCGGTGGTGGTGGTGGATGGTTTCACCCGCACCAGCAGCTCCAACACGATCACCGACCTGGTACCCGGTATCAGCCTCACCCTGACCAAGGCGAAGGAAGGCGAGACGCAGACGCTGACCGTCACTCCGGACAACAGCACGCTGAAGACCAATCTCACGGCCTTCATCACCGCCTACAACGGCATCCAGACCACGTTGAAGAATTCCAGCGCTTACAACGCTGAGACACGCACAGCCTCGACCATGACCGGCGACGCCATGGTCCGTGGCCTGCAGCAGCAGCTGCGCGCCCAGCTGAGTGCGAACGTCAACGACCTCAAGGATCTGGGCATCACCATTGCCGCCGACGGCAGCATGAGCCTTGATGGCGCCAAGCTCGACACCGCGCTGGCGAAGAACCCGGAGGCCGCCACCAAGCTGTTCGGTGCAGAGGGCGCGCTGGGCAAACCGATGACCGAACTGCTGAAGAGCAGCCTGGACGCGACCACCGGCACGATCACCCAGCGTACGGCGACCTTGAACAAGCAGATCAAGGCACTGGAAAAGCAGCTGGACGAGCTGGACAAGAACATGGAAAAGGTGGCCGACCGCTACACCAAGCAGTTCACCGCGATGGAAAAGATGGTCACGCAGATGCAATCGGCCGGCGGCTCGCTCATCCAGCAGCTCGGCAACTGA
- the flgL gene encoding flagellar hook-associated protein FlgL, translated as MSSRISTGMMFNQSVSLMLAKQSKISHLEQQIATGSKITSPKDDPVAAGTAVGLDRVVAGLEQLGKNANSLQNRLGLQENALAQVNELMSRAVELSIQANSPVPKASDLKAIVSELKTIQESLLSLANSRDGSGRYLFGGSNDADAPFQRSGGTVTYSGDQNQRQVEVAPGQLVSDALPGSEIFMRIPTGDGRVDASAAAGNTGSGLLTSVSRDGSGSWAGGTLNVRFTGTAEGAYEVVDGTGTVVGSGTHKPGEDIVVGGVRMRIEGKPAAGDQFNVSDAGSRDIFSTLDKLVAALETDPSTESQRTALQNTLQSSIRDLNRASETMIDARAKGGAQLAAIDTAASAREATAVTVKSTLSTMRDLDYADAIGQYKLETAALQAAQTIFSQMQAMSLFNKIR; from the coding sequence ATGAGCAGCCGAATTTCCACCGGGATGATGTTCAACCAGTCCGTGTCGCTGATGCTCGCCAAGCAGTCGAAAATCAGCCACCTCGAGCAGCAGATCGCGACTGGCAGCAAGATCACCTCCCCCAAGGACGACCCGGTCGCTGCAGGTACGGCCGTTGGCCTGGACCGTGTCGTGGCCGGGCTCGAGCAGCTCGGCAAGAACGCCAACAGCTTGCAGAACCGCCTGGGCCTGCAGGAAAACGCCTTGGCTCAGGTCAATGAGCTCATGTCGCGCGCCGTGGAGTTGAGTATCCAGGCCAACAGTCCGGTGCCCAAGGCCAGTGACCTCAAGGCTATCGTCAGCGAGCTGAAGACCATCCAGGAGAGCCTGCTGTCGCTGGCCAATTCCAGGGATGGCAGCGGACGCTACCTGTTCGGTGGCAGCAACGACGCTGACGCCCCGTTCCAGCGAAGCGGCGGCACCGTGACCTACAGCGGTGACCAGAACCAGCGGCAGGTGGAGGTGGCACCGGGCCAACTGGTCTCCGACGCCCTGCCCGGCAGCGAGATCTTCATGCGCATCCCCACCGGCGATGGCCGTGTGGATGCCAGCGCGGCCGCCGGCAACACCGGCAGTGGCCTGTTGACCTCAGTCAGCCGTGACGGCAGCGGCAGCTGGGCCGGCGGCACGCTCAATGTCCGCTTCACCGGCACTGCCGAAGGTGCCTATGAGGTGGTTGATGGCACCGGCACGGTGGTCGGCAGCGGAACCCACAAACCCGGCGAGGACATTGTCGTTGGCGGCGTGCGCATGCGCATCGAGGGCAAGCCAGCCGCCGGTGATCAGTTCAACGTCAGCGACGCGGGTAGCCGCGACATCTTCTCCACCCTGGACAAACTGGTCGCCGCACTGGAAACCGACCCGTCCACCGAAAGCCAGCGCACGGCGCTGCAGAACACGCTGCAGTCCAGCATCCGCGACCTCAACAGGGCCTCGGAAACGATGATCGACGCCCGCGCCAAGGGCGGCGCCCAGCTGGCCGCCATCGATACCGCGGCCAGCGCCCGCGAAGCCACTGCCGTCACCGTCAAGAGCACGCTCTCGACGATGCGCGACCTCGATTACGCCGATGCCATCGGCCAATACAAGCTGGAGACCGCCGCCCTTCAAGCCGCCCAGACGATCTTCAGCCAGATGCAGGCGATGTCCCTGTTCAACAAGATCCGCTAG
- a CDS encoding response regulator transcription factor has translation MRVLIVDDHTLVRAGLARLLQGFADVQLVAEASNAEQALQLALQHAPDVILMDLSLPGRTGLEALSDIRLRAPGTRVVMMTMHDDAAHVRDALDRGAVGFLVKDAAPQELELALRAAHAGQVFLSPQISAKMLAPMLGREKPTGIAALSPRQREILRRIGKGESNKEIAADLGISVKTVETHRARMMESLGCRRANDLLLLAARHQHELE, from the coding sequence GTGCGAGTTCTCATCGTCGACGATCACACCCTGGTCCGCGCCGGCCTGGCGCGGCTGCTGCAGGGGTTTGCCGACGTGCAGCTCGTCGCCGAGGCCAGCAATGCCGAGCAGGCACTGCAGCTGGCCCTGCAGCACGCCCCGGACGTGATCCTGATGGACCTGTCACTGCCCGGCCGCACCGGCCTGGAAGCCCTCAGCGACATCCGCCTGCGCGCCCCCGGCACGCGGGTGGTGATGATGACCATGCACGACGACGCCGCCCACGTGCGCGATGCACTCGATCGCGGTGCGGTCGGGTTCCTGGTCAAGGATGCCGCACCGCAGGAGCTTGAACTGGCGCTGCGTGCCGCGCACGCCGGCCAGGTGTTCCTGAGCCCGCAGATCTCCGCCAAGATGCTGGCACCGATGCTCGGTCGCGAGAAACCCACCGGCATCGCCGCACTGTCGCCGCGCCAGCGCGAGATCCTGCGCCGCATCGGCAAGGGCGAAAGCAACAAGGAAATCGCCGCCGACCTCGGCATCAGCGTCAAGACGGTGGAGACCCACCGCGCACGCATGATGGAGTCGCTGGGCTGTCGCCGCGCCAACGATCTGCTGCTGCTGGCCGCGCGCCACCAGCACGAGCTCGAGTGA
- the fliS gene encoding flagellar export chaperone FliS, with amino-acid sequence MYGSNRQFAEQYRKVGVTTSVVDADPHKLVALLLAGACERIRTAEASLQQNDQARKGKAIGEACAIVGHLNGSLDHEAGGEIAGNLSALYDFVIMRLTEGNLHNDPTALKEALGLMVEIDSAWNAIPADQRQVTKAVAP; translated from the coding sequence ATGTACGGTTCCAATCGGCAGTTCGCCGAGCAGTACCGAAAAGTCGGCGTGACCACCTCGGTCGTCGATGCCGATCCACACAAGTTGGTAGCGCTGCTGCTGGCCGGTGCCTGCGAGCGCATCCGCACCGCTGAAGCCTCTTTGCAGCAGAATGACCAGGCGCGCAAGGGCAAGGCCATCGGCGAAGCCTGCGCCATCGTCGGCCACCTCAACGGCTCGCTCGATCACGAAGCCGGCGGCGAGATTGCCGGCAATCTGTCGGCACTGTACGACTTCGTCATCATGCGCCTGACCGAGGGCAACCTGCACAACGATCCAACCGCACTGAAGGAAGCCCTGGGCTTGATGGTGGAGATCGATTCGGCCTGGAACGCGATTCCGGCAGACCAGCGCCAGGTCACCAAGGCGGTGGCGCCATGA
- a CDS encoding flagellin, with product MSGSVAAGTLAFSRADGNDLPITVTGAGAAEGFATGAFVANHQNGTPAIAADFPAITAGQLTLTKADGSGVVDINVGAAKNASERNTLLVNAINAKTHETGVTASLIDGKVQLENKEGNFTIGGSLSATALANATGLTAGSSATNGTAFTAGTAQTGFAELDISNQANADNAILAMDAALQSVNSARADLGAIQNRFTSTIANLNTNSENLSAARSRIRDVDYAQETAELTRGQILQQAGTAMLAQANQVPQNVLRLLQS from the coding sequence ATGAGTGGCAGCGTGGCTGCCGGCACCTTGGCGTTCTCGCGCGCCGACGGCAATGACCTGCCGATCACCGTCACCGGCGCCGGTGCCGCTGAGGGCTTCGCCACTGGCGCCTTTGTCGCCAACCATCAGAACGGCACGCCGGCAATTGCTGCTGATTTCCCCGCCATCACTGCCGGTCAGCTGACGCTGACCAAGGCCGATGGCAGTGGCGTGGTCGACATCAACGTGGGTGCCGCAAAGAACGCCTCGGAACGCAATACGTTGCTGGTGAACGCCATCAACGCCAAGACCCACGAAACCGGCGTCACCGCATCGCTGATTGACGGGAAGGTGCAGCTGGAGAACAAGGAAGGCAACTTCACCATTGGTGGCTCGCTGAGCGCCACCGCACTGGCCAATGCCACCGGGCTGACCGCAGGCAGCAGTGCCACCAATGGCACGGCGTTCACCGCAGGTACGGCTCAGACAGGCTTTGCAGAACTGGATATCTCCAACCAGGCCAACGCCGACAACGCCATCCTCGCCATGGATGCGGCGCTGCAGTCCGTCAATTCGGCCCGCGCCGACCTCGGCGCGATCCAGAACCGCTTCACCTCGACCATCGCCAACCTGAACACCAATTCGGAGAACCTGTCCGCCGCACGCAGCCGCATCCGCGACGTTGACTACGCACAGGAAACCGCGGAACTGACCCGCGGGCAGATCCTGCAGCAGGCTGGCACGGCCATGCTGGCCCAGGCCAACCAGGTGCCGCAGAACGTACTGCGCCTGCTGCAGTCGTAA
- a CDS encoding PilZ domain-containing protein, producing the protein MTQLPTTSLHHPAESELFDETLSCELALPAEFQAGSAAGRTSSAEGLLRSLALVEDSRVDEHDDRNESSLQLQRLEAKLDLAMVLLGRLVRQQGQELTLRPVRWSRRGIRLQLGPRSGASPGQAGLVRLQPSDWLPDHIDLPVEVIAEAADGGGGHYLWLRFQRLGDGLEMAMERHLFRLHRRQVAEARRAR; encoded by the coding sequence ATGACCCAACTGCCGACCACGTCGCTGCACCACCCCGCCGAAAGCGAGCTGTTCGACGAAACGCTCAGCTGCGAGCTGGCCTTGCCGGCCGAGTTCCAGGCAGGCAGCGCCGCCGGTCGCACCAGCAGTGCCGAAGGTCTGCTGCGCAGCCTGGCCCTGGTCGAGGACAGCCGCGTTGACGAGCACGACGACCGCAATGAGTCCAGCCTGCAGTTGCAGCGGCTGGAAGCCAAGCTGGATCTGGCGATGGTGCTGCTCGGCCGCCTGGTACGCCAGCAGGGCCAGGAACTGACGCTGCGGCCCGTGCGCTGGTCACGCCGCGGCATCCGCCTGCAGCTGGGGCCGCGCAGCGGCGCCAGCCCCGGCCAGGCCGGCCTGGTGCGCCTGCAGCCCAGCGACTGGCTGCCTGACCATATCGACCTGCCCGTGGAAGTGATCGCCGAAGCGGCGGACGGTGGCGGTGGTCACTACCTGTGGCTGCGTTTCCAGCGTCTTGGCGATGGCCTGGAGATGGCAATGGAGCGGCATCTGTTCCGCCTGCATCGCCGCCAGGTGGCCGAAGCACGCCGCGCCCGCTGA
- the flgK gene encoding flagellar hook-associated protein FlgK, giving the protein MSSVLSTGTGALLAFQRALATTSHNVANINTPGYSRQKVDFATSDPQNYGFGDVGSGTRITDIRRAADQLAISRLLDSSGELARLKQLSGMADRVNALFSDPATNVAGSWSNFFDAVSGLSSNAAGTADRQSLLDGGKALASRFVQLNTQMNNLSSEVNNGLIAGATEVNRLAQEIAQINGAIGSNVANAAPDLLDRRDQLISQLIGYTGGTAVVQDGGVMNVYTAGGNALVVGTTASKVTTVTDPYQPERLQLALETQGNTITLDPKAVGGKIGGMLEFRDTVLTPAQAELGKLAVGLAESFNQAHHQGVDMYGKMGGDFFTIGNPRVTPNASNTGTGSLTATYGDLSKLEAQNIVLKFDGTQWQATRADTGATVALTGTGTTADPLVINGVKLVVGGTPATNDRFLLQPTAGVAGSLETAITDPSRIAAAAAVKGTAALANTGTGKLTGVTVSDVSNPNLRDPAAIVFTSATTYTINGGPPQTYTPGQTISANGWSFVLDGAPKVGDTFNISPTPAGSSDNSNAAKLAKVEDAKAFNGGTVTLNGALGGLTTQVGAAARSAEYSLDAQQVITDKAQAARDEISGVNLDEEAADMLRLQQAYQAASQLISTADNMFQTILGAVRR; this is encoded by the coding sequence ATGTCCAGCGTACTTTCCACCGGTACTGGTGCCCTGCTCGCCTTCCAGCGTGCGTTGGCGACCACCAGCCACAACGTCGCCAACATCAACACCCCTGGCTACAGCCGGCAGAAGGTCGACTTCGCCACGTCTGATCCGCAGAACTACGGCTTTGGGGACGTTGGCAGCGGCACCCGCATCACCGATATCCGCCGTGCTGCCGACCAGCTGGCCATCTCGCGCCTGCTCGACAGCAGCGGCGAGCTGGCACGCCTGAAGCAGCTTTCGGGCATGGCCGACCGGGTGAATGCCCTGTTCTCGGACCCGGCCACGAATGTCGCCGGCTCCTGGTCCAACTTCTTCGACGCCGTCAGTGGCCTTTCGTCCAACGCGGCCGGCACGGCCGACCGGCAGAGCCTGCTCGATGGCGGCAAGGCCCTGGCGAGCCGCTTCGTGCAGCTCAACACGCAGATGAACAACCTGAGCAGCGAGGTCAACAACGGGCTCATTGCCGGCGCCACGGAAGTCAATCGCCTGGCGCAGGAGATTGCGCAGATCAACGGCGCCATTGGCAGCAACGTGGCCAACGCGGCGCCGGACCTGCTCGACCGTCGCGACCAGCTGATCTCGCAGCTGATCGGTTACACCGGTGGCACTGCCGTCGTCCAGGATGGCGGCGTGATGAACGTCTATACCGCAGGCGGCAATGCGCTGGTGGTGGGCACGACCGCGTCCAAGGTCACTACGGTGACCGATCCATACCAGCCCGAACGCCTGCAACTGGCGCTGGAAACCCAGGGCAACACGATCACGCTCGATCCCAAGGCAGTGGGTGGAAAGATCGGCGGCATGCTCGAGTTCCGCGATACCGTGCTGACACCGGCCCAGGCCGAACTGGGCAAGCTCGCCGTCGGCCTGGCCGAGAGCTTCAACCAGGCGCACCACCAGGGCGTGGACATGTACGGCAAGATGGGCGGCGACTTCTTCACCATCGGCAACCCACGCGTCACGCCCAACGCGAGCAATACCGGTACCGGCAGCCTCACTGCGACCTATGGTGACCTGTCCAAGCTGGAGGCACAGAACATCGTCCTCAAGTTCGACGGCACCCAGTGGCAGGCCACCCGCGCCGACACTGGCGCCACCGTTGCGTTGACCGGTACCGGCACGACCGCCGATCCGCTGGTGATCAATGGCGTCAAGCTGGTGGTCGGCGGCACCCCGGCCACCAACGACCGTTTCCTCCTGCAGCCGACCGCGGGCGTCGCCGGAAGCCTGGAAACCGCCATCACCGATCCCTCCCGTATCGCCGCAGCGGCAGCGGTCAAGGGTACGGCTGCACTGGCCAACACCGGCACCGGGAAGCTGACCGGCGTCACCGTCAGCGATGTATCCAATCCGAACCTGCGCGATCCTGCCGCAATCGTGTTCACGTCGGCGACCACCTACACCATCAACGGTGGGCCGCCGCAGACCTACACACCGGGCCAGACCATCAGCGCCAATGGCTGGAGCTTCGTGCTGGACGGTGCACCGAAGGTCGGCGACACCTTCAATATCAGCCCTACTCCGGCAGGCTCGTCGGACAACAGCAACGCGGCAAAGCTGGCCAAGGTCGAGGACGCCAAGGCCTTCAACGGCGGCACCGTCACCCTCAACGGTGCGCTGGGGGGGTTGACCACGCAGGTCGGCGCGGCGGCACGTTCGGCCGAGTACTCGCTGGACGCGCAGCAGGTCATCACGGACAAGGCGCAGGCAGCCCGCGACGAGATCTCCGGCGTCAACCTGGATGAGGAAGCAGCCGACATGCTGCGGTTGCAGCAGGCCTATCAGGCCGCCTCACAGCTGATCTCCACCGCCGACAACATGTTCCAGACCATCCTGGGAGCCGTCCGTCGATGA
- a CDS encoding flagellin → MAQVINTNTMSLNAQRNLGTSGANLATTIQRLSSGMRINSAKDDAAGLAISERFTTQIRGANQAARNANDGISLAQTAEGALGEIGNNLQRVRELAVQSRSATNSDSDRQALNAEVQLLKQEIQRVAEQTNFNGTNLLDGTFTNQAFQIGANQGQTINISQVANANISKLGNWTTASKDASATGAVPVGGAKDAIANATAGTINGASLVDAAGVDGARTYDAFSFNVAGVKIDVAGVTGGADVAAARTSMVTNIGNALAAKSSELAAAGVSTSVAAGAISISNSGEAFKITGAPFVAAGVDVAVATQVAKAADFSTGVAAGELQISKSDGSGFVDITVGASKTAGDRSTALVNAINAKTHETGVTASLVEGKLQLTSEKADFEVKSSLTADKLKDATGLATGTAKFTAGKAAEGFADLDISSKDGADNAILAMDAALNSINSARADLGAIQNRFTSVVANLNTSSENMSAARSRIRDVDYASETAELTRNQILQQAGTAMLAQANQSSQNVLSLLR, encoded by the coding sequence ATGGCACAAGTCATCAACACCAACACCATGTCGCTGAACGCCCAGCGCAACCTGGGCACCAGCGGCGCCAACCTGGCCACCACCATTCAGCGCCTGTCCTCGGGCATGCGCATCAACAGCGCCAAGGACGATGCCGCCGGCCTGGCGATCTCCGAGCGTTTCACCACCCAGATCCGCGGCGCCAACCAGGCCGCCCGCAACGCCAACGACGGCATCTCGCTGGCCCAGACCGCCGAAGGCGCACTGGGTGAGATCGGCAACAACCTGCAGCGCGTCCGCGAGCTGGCCGTGCAGTCGCGCAGCGCCACCAACTCTGATTCCGACCGTCAGGCCCTGAACGCCGAAGTGCAGCTGCTGAAGCAGGAAATCCAGCGCGTCGCCGAACAGACCAACTTCAACGGCACCAACCTGCTGGACGGCACCTTCACCAACCAGGCCTTCCAGATCGGCGCCAACCAGGGCCAGACGATCAACATCTCGCAGGTTGCCAACGCCAACATCAGCAAGCTGGGTAACTGGACCACCGCGTCGAAAGATGCAAGCGCGACCGGTGCTGTGCCGGTGGGCGGCGCCAAGGACGCTATCGCGAACGCGACGGCCGGCACGATCAATGGGGCCAGCCTCGTAGACGCAGCTGGCGTTGACGGAGCGAGGACGTACGATGCATTCTCGTTCAACGTGGCCGGCGTCAAGATCGACGTGGCAGGGGTGACTGGAGGTGCAGATGTCGCCGCTGCCAGAACGTCGATGGTCACCAACATTGGAAACGCGCTGGCTGCGAAGTCCAGCGAACTCGCGGCAGCTGGCGTCTCCACCTCTGTTGCTGCCGGTGCCATCAGCATCTCCAACTCGGGCGAAGCATTCAAAATCACCGGCGCTCCGTTTGTCGCAGCTGGCGTCGATGTTGCCGTGGCCACCCAGGTGGCAAAGGCAGCCGACTTCTCGACCGGCGTTGCTGCAGGTGAACTTCAGATCAGCAAGAGTGACGGTTCGGGCTTCGTTGACATCACTGTCGGGGCATCGAAGACCGCAGGCGATCGCAGCACTGCACTGGTCAACGCCATCAACGCGAAGACCCACGAGACGGGTGTCACCGCCTCGCTGGTGGAAGGCAAGCTGCAGCTGACGTCGGAAAAGGCCGACTTCGAAGTGAAGAGCAGCCTGACCGCCGACAAGCTGAAGGATGCTACCGGCCTGGCCACTGGTACCGCCAAGTTCACGGCAGGCAAGGCCGCTGAAGGCTTTGCCGACCTGGACATCTCCTCGAAGGACGGTGCCGACAACGCCATCCTGGCGATGGACGCAGCCCTGAACTCGATCAACTCCGCCCGCGCCGACCTGGGTGCGATCCAGAACCGCTTCACCTCGGTGGTTGCGAACCTGAACACCTCGTCGGAAAACATGTCGGCTGCCCGCAGCCGCATCCGCGACGTGGACTACGCTTCGGAAACCGCCGAGCTGACCCGCAACCAGATCCTGCAGCAGGCCGGTACCGCCATGCTTGCCCAGGCCAACCAGTCCAGCCAGAACGTGCTGAGCCTGCTGCGCTGA
- the rpoN gene encoding RNA polymerase factor sigma-54 produces the protein MKAALSAQLGQQLHLTPQLLQSIRLLQLDGLHLEQEIQRLLDSNPLLEIEEAEAPTAEATEASATTMDIAAFDELPESSMWDVAGASWQDGDDDRMARIAAGESSDPQLRVLQRLSLDMDDRELAVAAFWLDHCDEAGYLQAPLDQLQLLASAQFDIAADGVEAIRQQLLHGEPAGMAAQDLREGLQAQLRSLHGVVPARHLAARILDGALDALAAHDYPALARLHDAEIDDVREAVRLILSLQPRPGDSLLPERNAVVVPDVVAWHADDQWKVALNPATSRRVSINSQYEQALAETSEAAPALREMLQEARWFSRGLSMRYDTLLRTARVIVERQAAFLVRGEEAMAPLTLKEVAEEIGMHESTVSRITTGKFLQTPRGTFELKHFFAVRLEGASVSGQAVKAMVRRLIDAEPAGRPLADEAIAGLLSRQGVNIARRTVAKYREQLDIAPARERRRLGARQPQLARVG, from the coding sequence ATGAAGGCTGCACTCTCGGCCCAGCTGGGCCAACAACTTCACCTCACCCCGCAGTTGCTGCAGTCGATCCGGCTGCTGCAGCTCGATGGCCTGCACCTGGAACAGGAAATCCAGCGCCTGCTGGACTCCAACCCGCTGCTGGAGATCGAAGAGGCTGAAGCACCCACCGCCGAAGCCACCGAAGCGAGTGCCACCACGATGGACATCGCCGCCTTCGACGAGCTGCCCGAGTCGTCGATGTGGGACGTGGCCGGCGCCAGCTGGCAGGACGGCGACGACGACCGCATGGCGCGCATCGCCGCCGGCGAATCGAGCGACCCGCAGCTGCGCGTGCTGCAGCGCCTGTCGCTGGACATGGATGACCGCGAGCTGGCCGTGGCCGCCTTCTGGCTGGACCATTGCGATGAGGCAGGCTACCTGCAGGCACCGCTGGACCAGCTGCAGCTGCTGGCCAGCGCCCAGTTCGACATCGCCGCCGACGGCGTGGAAGCCATCCGTCAGCAGCTGCTGCATGGCGAACCGGCCGGCATGGCCGCTCAGGACCTGCGCGAAGGCCTGCAGGCCCAGCTGCGCAGCCTGCACGGCGTAGTCCCCGCCCGCCACCTGGCGGCACGCATTCTCGATGGCGCGCTCGACGCGCTGGCCGCGCACGACTACCCCGCCCTCGCTCGCCTGCACGACGCCGAGATCGACGACGTGCGCGAGGCGGTGCGCCTGATCCTCTCGCTGCAGCCGCGCCCGGGTGACAGCCTGCTGCCCGAACGCAATGCCGTGGTGGTGCCGGACGTGGTCGCCTGGCACGCCGACGACCAGTGGAAGGTGGCGCTGAATCCGGCGACCAGCCGCCGCGTCTCGATCAACAGCCAGTACGAACAGGCCCTGGCCGAGACCAGCGAGGCCGCACCGGCACTGCGCGAAATGCTGCAGGAAGCGCGCTGGTTCAGCCGCGGCCTGTCGATGCGCTACGACACCCTGCTGCGCACCGCGCGGGTGATCGTCGAGCGCCAGGCCGCGTTCCTGGTGCGTGGCGAGGAGGCCATGGCGCCGCTGACCCTGAAGGAAGTGGCCGAGGAAATCGGCATGCACGAGTCCACCGTCTCGCGCATCACCACCGGCAAGTTCCTGCAGACCCCGCGCGGCACCTTCGAACTGAAGCACTTCTTCGCCGTGCGCCTGGAAGGCGCCAGCGTCTCCGGCCAGGCCGTGAAGGCCATGGTCCGCCGCCTGATCGACGCCGAACCGGCCGGCCGCCCGCTGGCCGACGAGGCCATCGCCGGCCTGCTGTCGCGCCAGGGGGTGAACATTGCCCGCCGAACCGTCGCAAAATACCGAGAACAACTGGACATCGCCCCGGCCCGTGAACGGCGCCGGCTTGGCGCCAGGCAACCGCAGCTGGCCCGGGTGGGCTGA